The Elusimicrobiota bacterium genome has a window encoding:
- the glgC gene encoding glucose-1-phosphate adenylyltransferase — MMTGTKVLTFILAGGKGQRLEPLTLENPKPAVTFGGSYKIVDFTLSNCLNSEIRNIYVLVQYKSAELIRHLRDGWQMYFSTARGEYLEIIPPQYAGTDEAYMGTANAIYQNLYLIEQEKPDYVLILAGDHIYKMDYRLMLRAHHDNDADLTVGAVEVPLRDGNQFGIIQADETNRIVGFQEKPATPSPIPNNPENCFASMGIYVFKPQALAEMLRRDAEDPHSNHDFGKNIITQMVPTHRVFTYSFIDENRKTTKYWRDVGTLDAYYNANMDLIGVDPILNLYDANWPIRSAPIQAPPPKTVFRDDGRTGIAIDSMLSPGCIVSGGRVINSILSPRVHVHSWTHVEDSILFEGVDIARYAKIRRAIIDEGVRVPAHAEIGYDLERDRRRFSVTEAGIVVVAKNSRFD; from the coding sequence ATGATGACCGGCACCAAGGTCCTCACCTTCATCCTCGCCGGCGGCAAGGGCCAGCGCCTGGAGCCGCTCACCCTCGAGAACCCCAAGCCCGCCGTGACCTTCGGCGGCTCCTACAAGATCGTCGACTTCACGCTGAGCAACTGCCTCAACTCCGAGATCCGCAACATCTACGTCCTCGTCCAGTACAAGTCCGCCGAGCTCATCCGCCATCTGCGCGACGGCTGGCAGATGTACTTCTCCACCGCCCGCGGCGAGTACCTCGAGATCATCCCGCCCCAGTACGCCGGCACCGACGAGGCGTACATGGGCACGGCGAACGCCATCTACCAGAACCTCTACCTCATCGAGCAGGAGAAGCCCGACTACGTCCTCATCCTCGCCGGCGACCACATCTACAAGATGGACTACCGGCTCATGCTCCGCGCGCACCACGACAACGACGCCGACCTCACCGTCGGAGCCGTCGAGGTCCCGCTGCGCGACGGGAACCAGTTCGGGATCATCCAGGCCGACGAGACCAACCGCATCGTCGGCTTCCAGGAGAAGCCCGCGACCCCCTCGCCCATCCCGAACAACCCCGAGAACTGCTTCGCCTCGATGGGCATCTACGTCTTCAAGCCCCAGGCCCTCGCCGAGATGCTCCGCCGCGACGCCGAGGACCCGCACAGCAACCACGACTTCGGCAAGAACATCATCACCCAGATGGTGCCCACGCACCGGGTCTTCACCTACAGCTTCATCGACGAGAACCGCAAGACCACCAAGTACTGGCGCGACGTGGGGACGCTCGACGCCTACTACAACGCCAACATGGACCTCATCGGCGTCGACCCCATCCTCAACCTCTACGACGCCAACTGGCCCATCCGCTCGGCCCCCATCCAGGCCCCGCCGCCGAAGACCGTCTTCCGCGACGACGGCCGCACGGGCATCGCCATCGACTCCATGCTCTCGCCCGGCTGCATCGTCAGCGGCGGGCGCGTCATCAACTCCATCCTCTCCCCCCGCGTCCACGTCCACAGCTGGACGCACGTCGAGGACTCCATCCTCTTCGAGGGCGTGGACATCGCGCGCTACGCGAAGATCCGCCGCGCCATCATCGACGAGGGCGTGCGCGTGCCCGCCCACGCCGAGATCGGCTACGACCTCGAGCGCGACCGCCGCCGCTTCTCGGTGACCGAGGCGGGCATCGTCGTCGTCGCCAAGAACTCCCGTTTCGACTAG
- a CDS encoding decaprenyl-phosphate phosphoribosyltransferase has protein sequence MNATVGRSFAYVRLLRPHQWLKNGFVLIGPAFGYPLYQAAPARIGLAFLSFCLASSAVYAFNDASDAEGDRLHPVKRLRPVAAGEIPLGMAWGTALALAAAGLAAAWQASPTAAACIAAYLAVNAAYSMKLKDVPILDVFIIAAGFILRLLTGTIGLGIPPSQWLLLCGLMFSLFLGFGKRRSELTAMGPQARGVLREYGEGLLVQLTSISAACAVISYSLYTMSLETIRLHGTNDLIYTVPFIVFGIFRYLYLVESRGLGQDTARDVLGDMPMLAAVIFWVGSTFLILR, from the coding sequence ATGAATGCGACCGTCGGCCGCTCCTTCGCGTATGTCCGTCTTCTTCGTCCCCATCAATGGTTGAAGAACGGATTCGTCCTGATCGGACCCGCCTTCGGCTATCCTCTCTACCAAGCGGCGCCGGCGCGGATAGGTCTCGCGTTCCTGAGCTTCTGCCTGGCCTCCAGCGCGGTATACGCCTTCAACGACGCCTCCGACGCGGAAGGCGACCGGCTCCATCCGGTCAAGCGTCTGCGGCCGGTGGCCGCCGGGGAGATCCCGCTCGGCATGGCGTGGGGGACGGCGCTCGCGCTGGCCGCGGCGGGGCTGGCGGCGGCCTGGCAGGCGTCGCCGACGGCTGCGGCCTGCATCGCGGCGTATCTGGCCGTGAACGCGGCCTACTCGATGAAGCTCAAGGATGTTCCGATCCTCGACGTATTCATCATCGCGGCGGGATTCATCCTTCGTCTGTTGACCGGCACGATCGGCCTGGGGATACCGCCCTCGCAGTGGCTCCTCCTCTGCGGCTTGATGTTCTCGCTGTTCCTGGGGTTCGGCAAGCGCCGATCGGAGCTGACGGCGATGGGGCCGCAGGCCCGCGGGGTCCTGCGGGAATACGGCGAGGGGCTGCTCGTCCAGCTCACGTCCATCAGCGCGGCCTGCGCGGTGATCAGCTACAGCCTGTACACGATGAGCCTGGAGACGATCCGCCTCCACGGAACGAACGACCTCATCTATACGGTGCCCTTCATCGTGTTCGGCATATTCCGCTATCTGTATCTGGTGGAGAGCCGCGGCCTCGGCCAGGACACGGCGCGCGACGTGCTCGGCGACATGCCGATGCTCGCCGCCGTCATCTTCTGGGTCGGCAGCACTTTCCTGATCCTGCGCTGA
- a CDS encoding haloacid dehalogenase-like hydrolase, with protein sequence MSGEEGRSVPLCVDLDGTLIRTDLLAESVLSLLRKDPLAAFRLPFWLLRGKAHLKRRIAERVDLSAAALPYDSEFLDFLKEERAAGRPLVLVTASDRKYAQAVAEHLGIFSDVIASDGATNLLGETKLEVLHEKFADGFDYAGDSFRDLPVWRGARRAILVRAGEAVVRTATAHGNVWKVFEKRGGRLSELLRALRRA encoded by the coding sequence GTGAGCGGGGAGGAAGGGCGGAGCGTCCCCCTGTGCGTCGACCTCGACGGCACGCTCATCCGGACGGACCTGCTGGCGGAATCCGTCCTCTCCCTGCTCCGAAAGGACCCGCTCGCCGCATTCCGACTCCCCTTCTGGCTGCTCCGAGGGAAAGCGCACCTCAAGCGGCGCATCGCCGAGCGCGTCGACCTCTCCGCCGCCGCCCTCCCTTACGACTCCGAGTTCCTCGACTTCCTTAAGGAGGAGCGGGCCGCCGGGCGCCCCCTCGTCCTCGTCACGGCGTCGGACCGGAAGTATGCCCAGGCCGTGGCCGAGCATCTCGGGATCTTCTCGGACGTCATCGCCAGCGACGGCGCCACGAATCTATTGGGCGAGACGAAGCTCGAAGTCCTCCATGAAAAGTTCGCGGACGGCTTCGATTATGCCGGCGACTCGTTCCGGGACCTGCCGGTCTGGCGGGGGGCGCGCCGGGCCATCCTCGTGCGCGCGGGGGAGGCGGTCGTCCGTACCGCAACGGCGCATGGGAACGTCTGGAAGGTCTTCGAGAAGCGGGGCGGGCGGCTCAGCGAGCTCCTCCGCGCGCTGCGCCGCGCCTGA
- a CDS encoding BamA/TamA family outer membrane protein: protein MHGLLSLFCALLLALPASATQRKARKKRPPKPRQVERPIPEPRAPVSPLTDEIQPPAEFPPTLERDRSGEPWPIRLMMGDIKGGMLVRIPVIDTDPNRGITYGVMPIWVYKENGGNRIRTIHAPSLTYNRIFKLIPTYRYYLYPDDLSALNFRASISFKDDKELLGAFEDVDFLDRGWALGWKAQFNVDGSERFFGMGPDSVRAKEANYTSHTIQHFIRLGLPIFKGSGWKFNLSHHIAGVRLTDGPVDALPDLKLDFPTHAPQHYHQDAEMQLFMDYDTRDSAVTTTRGAYSKIFVENAQRELGSEFSFQRYGFEQKHFMPHGADSRFVTGVHARYEQLVGNAPFYLQPSLGGKYIHRAYGTGRYIDRGLAVMNIEERITVWKIPVAGVVTEYEFAPFMGLGTVFDTPGRMASRYARPVYGASVRAIARPQVVGSIDFGVGQEGLAVFMDINYPF, encoded by the coding sequence ATGCACGGGCTCCTGTCGCTCTTCTGCGCGCTCCTGCTCGCGCTCCCCGCCTCCGCCACGCAGCGGAAGGCGAGAAAGAAGCGCCCGCCCAAGCCCCGCCAGGTCGAGCGCCCCATCCCCGAGCCGCGCGCCCCCGTCAGTCCGCTCACCGACGAGATCCAGCCGCCGGCGGAGTTCCCGCCGACCCTCGAGCGCGACCGCAGCGGCGAGCCCTGGCCCATCCGCCTCATGATGGGCGACATCAAGGGCGGGATGCTCGTGCGCATCCCCGTCATCGACACCGACCCCAACCGCGGCATCACCTACGGCGTCATGCCCATCTGGGTCTACAAGGAAAACGGCGGAAACCGCATCCGGACCATCCACGCCCCCTCGCTGACTTACAACCGCATCTTCAAGCTCATCCCGACCTACCGCTACTACCTCTATCCCGACGACCTTTCCGCGCTCAACTTCCGCGCCTCCATCTCCTTCAAGGACGACAAGGAGCTCCTCGGCGCCTTCGAGGACGTGGACTTCCTCGACCGCGGCTGGGCCCTGGGCTGGAAGGCGCAGTTCAACGTGGACGGCTCCGAGCGCTTCTTCGGCATGGGCCCCGACTCCGTGCGCGCGAAGGAGGCGAACTACACGAGCCACACGATCCAGCACTTCATCCGCCTCGGCCTCCCCATCTTCAAGGGCAGCGGCTGGAAGTTCAATCTCTCGCATCACATCGCCGGGGTGCGGCTCACCGACGGCCCGGTCGACGCCCTCCCCGACCTGAAGCTGGACTTCCCCACCCACGCCCCCCAGCACTACCACCAGGACGCCGAGATGCAGCTCTTCATGGACTACGACACCCGGGACAGCGCGGTCACGACCACGCGCGGCGCCTACTCGAAGATCTTCGTCGAGAACGCGCAAAGAGAGCTCGGCAGCGAGTTCTCCTTCCAGCGCTACGGCTTCGAGCAGAAGCACTTCATGCCCCACGGCGCCGACTCCCGCTTCGTCACCGGCGTGCACGCGCGCTACGAGCAGCTCGTCGGCAACGCCCCCTTCTACCTCCAGCCCTCGCTCGGCGGCAAGTACATCCACCGCGCCTACGGCACGGGCCGCTACATCGACCGCGGCCTCGCCGTCATGAACATCGAGGAGCGCATCACGGTCTGGAAGATCCCCGTCGCCGGCGTCGTCACGGAGTACGAGTTCGCGCCCTTCATGGGCCTGGGGACCGTCTTCGACACCCCCGGCCGCATGGCCTCGCGCTACGCCCGACCGGTGTACGGCGCCTCCGTGCGCGCCATCGCCCGCCCGCAGGTCGTCGGCTCCATCGATTTCGGCGTCGGCCAGGAAGGCCTGGCCGTGTTCATGGACATCAACTACCCCTTCTGA
- the greA gene encoding transcription elongation factor GreA translates to MPESYLTRAGYAKLLKDLESLKKHKAQLSIEIGEAREKGDLKENAEYHSAKERLGDIMNRIGIIEGKLANVRIIDDIKVKKDEVGIGVKVTLEDIEEKDEMEWTLVGPDESDPSAGKMSIYAPLAAGILGHKVGEEVAVELPAGARRYRILKTEPAI, encoded by the coding sequence ATGCCTGAATCCTATCTGACGCGCGCCGGTTACGCCAAGCTGCTCAAGGACCTCGAGTCCTTGAAGAAGCACAAGGCGCAGCTCTCCATCGAGATCGGCGAGGCCCGCGAGAAGGGCGACCTGAAGGAGAACGCCGAGTACCACTCCGCCAAGGAGCGCCTCGGCGACATCATGAACCGCATCGGCATCATCGAGGGCAAGCTCGCCAACGTCCGGATCATCGACGACATCAAGGTGAAGAAGGACGAGGTCGGCATCGGGGTGAAGGTCACCCTCGAGGACATCGAGGAGAAGGACGAGATGGAGTGGACGCTCGTCGGCCCCGATGAATCCGACCCTTCCGCGGGGAAGATGTCCATCTACGCCCCCCTCGCCGCCGGGATCCTGGGCCACAAGGTCGGCGAGGAAGTCGCCGTCGAGCTCCCCGCCGGCGCAAGGCGCTATCGGATACTGAAAACCGAGCCTGCCATCTAA
- a CDS encoding NAD(P)/FAD-dependent oxidoreductase encodes MEQVDVAVVGAGVVGLALAARLSRDGRSLALLESHPRHGVETSSRNSEVVHAGLYYPPGTLKNRLCHEGRRMLYALAPEAGVFVKRTGKLIVAAESSELPALAELCRRAEEAGAEGLEALDGAGARAKVPGLRAAGALWSPETGIVDSEELMLHFRRRAEEQGAFLLFSSPLTAAERSGASYELTFGPSGEKVRARFVVNAGGLHADKVAALPGLDAEAAGYRLRWCKGSYFRSRRDLGIAHLVYPLPERHGLGVHLTLDRRGGARFGPDIEFVETLDYEVDEAKRERFAEAARRYLPGIGPDDLVPDTSGIRPKLAAPDSGSADFIINEESARGLPGWVNLVGIESPGLTASPAIAEHVASLLGL; translated from the coding sequence ATGGAACAGGTCGATGTCGCCGTCGTCGGCGCCGGCGTCGTCGGACTCGCGCTCGCGGCCCGCCTCTCGCGCGACGGACGCTCCCTCGCCCTCCTCGAGTCCCATCCCCGCCACGGCGTCGAGACCTCCAGCCGCAACAGCGAGGTCGTGCATGCCGGCCTCTACTACCCCCCGGGCACGCTCAAGAACCGCCTCTGCCATGAGGGACGCCGCATGCTCTACGCGCTGGCCCCGGAGGCGGGCGTCTTCGTGAAGCGCACGGGCAAGCTCATCGTAGCCGCCGAGTCCTCGGAGCTCCCGGCGCTCGCCGAGCTCTGCCGCCGCGCCGAGGAGGCCGGGGCGGAAGGCCTGGAGGCGCTCGACGGAGCCGGGGCCCGCGCGAAGGTCCCCGGGCTCAGAGCCGCGGGCGCCCTGTGGAGCCCCGAGACCGGCATCGTGGACAGCGAGGAGCTCATGCTCCACTTCCGCCGCCGGGCCGAGGAGCAGGGGGCTTTCCTCCTCTTCTCATCCCCCCTCACCGCGGCCGAGCGCTCCGGCGCCTCCTACGAACTGACCTTCGGTCCCTCGGGGGAGAAGGTCCGCGCGCGCTTCGTCGTCAACGCGGGGGGGCTCCACGCGGACAAGGTCGCCGCCCTCCCCGGCCTCGACGCCGAGGCCGCCGGCTACCGCCTGCGCTGGTGCAAGGGCTCCTACTTCCGCTCCCGCAGAGACCTCGGGATCGCCCATCTCGTCTACCCGCTGCCCGAGCGCCACGGCCTGGGCGTCCATCTCACCCTCGACCGCCGCGGCGGCGCGCGCTTCGGCCCCGACATCGAGTTCGTGGAGACGCTGGACTACGAGGTGGATGAGGCCAAGCGCGAGCGCTTCGCCGAGGCGGCGCGGCGCTACCTGCCCGGCATCGGCCCGGACGATCTTGTCCCAGACACATCCGGGATCCGGCCCAAGTTAGCAGCGCCGGATTCCGGATCCGCCGACTTCATCATCAACGAGGAGAGCGCCCGCGGCCTGCCCGGCTGGGTCAACCTCGTCGGCATCGAGTCGCCCGGCCTGACGGCCTCGCCGGCCATCGCCGAGCACGTCGCGTCCCTTCTCGGGCTCTGA
- a CDS encoding M3 family metallopeptidase: MDRFIRAVMGILLAGTVSSARAQEPSGSCENAGVRVLLRTGAGDPRLAATEAALEGLFGAGMLRESAEAERVYCSRTGSWAVEPEARTEALTVLRRAWGEALRVEERAAGPAAPALVPVAGVSAGLKPIEVSLKNGDYGLLFDGRTRTAQTDAVPVVPSTLEGKGSALRRLDDSQVDFNAAAQDIDKACGQAKVELSAGLDALAREKTPDFRNSVAAFDRALAQYKEKLKPRLALSQVSTEKAVRDASRRCEVEASKFMLDVYMREDLYKAMKAAMARGEALNEEDSRLAQQTLKAFKDNGLDLPAKERARYKGIQQKLVDLGTAFEERMAETKDFVLMRREQLEGLPESYIARVQAHLLTEKQLEGLPKAFIQERLVKVGEKYLLTRDALEDPPKGMPADFEERLKGAEKTWRVSTQYPDVLPFLQNGRDAEARKAVSVLFNNRGGKENKERLAEMIRLREESAKLLGYENHASFMLEDRVAKTPATVTAFLERLRGKLEGKAAAERAELLALKNGMEGKASDGVLHPWDVAYYSNARMKQRYAVDREEVRNYFPSERVVGGMLDVYQKVLGVRFEEVQGAKTWHPDVKTYRVVDAKSGEALGQFYLDLYPREGKYTHAAAMDILPAYERKDGSYRLPVTAMVANMDKPSKEKPSLLSHDEVETIFHEFGHLMHNTLGRSSYHSLSGFNTVMDFVETPSQMFENWAWNEKVLAELSGDYRDPSKKIPAELARKLIAAKNADTGVTYLRQAFLASYDMALYTQGTQDTTELWGRMSREINHIPATEGTIPEASFAHIANGGYDAGYYSYLWSLVYAQDLYTRFQKDPYDERAGRELRDKVLSRGGTRDEMKDVEDFLGRKPNEEAFLKSIGIETQVPAAKVPAARGFSGLIENARKWADSLGKS, encoded by the coding sequence ATGGACCGCTTTATCCGTGCAGTGATGGGGATTCTCCTGGCCGGCACCGTCTCGAGCGCCCGCGCGCAGGAGCCCTCCGGCTCGTGCGAGAACGCCGGAGTGCGAGTCCTCCTGCGGACGGGGGCGGGGGATCCCCGGCTGGCCGCGACCGAAGCGGCCCTCGAAGGGCTCTTCGGCGCCGGGATGCTCCGCGAGAGCGCGGAGGCCGAACGGGTCTATTGCTCCCGGACGGGTTCCTGGGCCGTCGAACCGGAGGCCCGCACGGAGGCCCTGACGGTCCTGCGCCGCGCCTGGGGCGAGGCCCTGCGCGTCGAGGAACGCGCGGCCGGTCCGGCGGCGCCGGCGCTCGTGCCCGTCGCGGGGGTCTCCGCAGGGCTGAAGCCGATCGAGGTCTCCCTGAAGAACGGGGACTACGGGCTCCTGTTCGACGGTCGAACGCGGACCGCCCAGACGGACGCGGTCCCGGTCGTCCCCTCGACGCTGGAGGGCAAGGGGAGCGCGCTCAGGCGCCTCGACGATTCGCAGGTCGATTTCAACGCCGCGGCCCAGGACATCGACAAGGCCTGCGGACAGGCGAAGGTCGAGCTCTCCGCGGGCCTCGACGCCCTGGCGCGGGAGAAGACCCCGGATTTCAGGAACAGCGTCGCGGCCTTCGACCGGGCGCTGGCGCAGTACAAGGAGAAGCTCAAGCCGCGGCTGGCCCTGTCTCAGGTGTCGACGGAGAAGGCCGTGCGGGACGCCTCCCGCCGCTGCGAGGTCGAGGCGTCCAAATTCATGCTGGACGTCTACATGCGCGAGGACCTCTATAAGGCCATGAAGGCCGCGATGGCGCGCGGCGAGGCCTTGAACGAGGAGGACTCGCGGCTCGCGCAGCAGACCCTGAAGGCCTTCAAGGACAACGGCCTGGACCTGCCCGCGAAGGAGCGCGCGCGCTATAAGGGCATCCAGCAGAAGCTCGTGGACCTGGGCACCGCCTTCGAGGAGCGCATGGCGGAGACCAAGGATTTCGTGCTCATGAGGCGGGAGCAGCTCGAGGGCCTGCCGGAGAGCTACATCGCCCGCGTGCAGGCGCATCTGCTGACGGAGAAGCAGCTCGAAGGCCTGCCGAAGGCCTTCATCCAGGAGCGGCTCGTGAAGGTCGGCGAGAAGTATCTCCTGACGCGCGACGCCCTCGAGGATCCGCCGAAGGGGATGCCCGCCGACTTCGAGGAGCGCCTGAAGGGCGCGGAGAAGACCTGGCGGGTGAGCACGCAGTATCCGGACGTCCTTCCTTTCCTGCAGAACGGCAGGGACGCGGAGGCGCGCAAGGCCGTGAGCGTGCTGTTCAACAACCGCGGCGGCAAGGAGAACAAGGAGCGCCTGGCGGAGATGATCCGACTGCGCGAGGAGTCCGCAAAGCTGTTGGGCTACGAGAACCACGCCTCCTTCATGCTCGAGGACCGTGTCGCCAAGACGCCCGCGACCGTGACCGCCTTCCTCGAGCGCCTTCGCGGGAAGCTCGAGGGGAAGGCCGCCGCGGAGCGCGCCGAACTCCTGGCGCTCAAGAACGGCATGGAAGGGAAGGCCTCCGACGGGGTCCTGCATCCCTGGGACGTCGCGTACTACTCCAACGCGCGCATGAAGCAGCGCTACGCCGTGGACCGGGAGGAGGTCCGCAACTATTTCCCTTCCGAGCGCGTCGTCGGCGGCATGCTCGACGTCTATCAGAAGGTGCTCGGCGTGCGCTTCGAGGAGGTCCAGGGCGCGAAGACCTGGCATCCGGACGTGAAGACCTACCGGGTCGTGGACGCGAAGAGCGGAGAGGCCCTCGGGCAGTTCTACCTGGACCTCTATCCGCGCGAGGGGAAGTACACCCACGCCGCGGCCATGGACATCCTCCCGGCCTATGAGCGGAAGGATGGCTCCTACCGCCTGCCGGTCACGGCGATGGTCGCGAACATGGACAAGCCGTCGAAGGAGAAGCCTTCGCTCTTGTCGCACGATGAAGTGGAGACGATCTTCCACGAGTTCGGGCACCTCATGCACAACACGCTGGGGCGCTCGAGCTACCACAGTCTCTCGGGCTTCAACACCGTGATGGACTTCGTGGAAACGCCTTCGCAGATGTTCGAGAACTGGGCCTGGAACGAGAAGGTCCTCGCCGAGCTCTCCGGCGACTACCGGGATCCCTCGAAGAAGATCCCGGCGGAGCTCGCGCGCAAGCTCATCGCGGCGAAGAACGCGGACACCGGCGTGACGTATCTGCGCCAGGCGTTCCTGGCGAGCTACGACATGGCCCTCTACACGCAGGGGACGCAGGACACGACCGAGCTCTGGGGAAGGATGAGCCGGGAGATCAACCACATCCCGGCCACCGAAGGGACCATCCCGGAGGCCAGCTTCGCCCACATCGCCAACGGCGGCTACGACGCGGGCTACTACAGCTACCTCTGGTCGCTGGTCTACGCACAGGACCTCTACACGCGCTTCCAGAAGGATCCTTACGACGAGCGCGCGGGCCGGGAGCTGCGCGATAAGGTTCTGAGTCGGGGAGGGACGCGCGACGAGATGAAGGACGTCGAGGACTTCCTGGGGCGCAAGCCCAACGAGGAGGCCTTCCTCAAGTCCATCGGGATCGAGACCCAGGTCCCCGCGGCCAAGGTTCCCGCGGCCAGAGGGTTCTCCGGGCTGATAGAGAACGCCCGGAAGTGGGCGGATTCTCTCGGGAAGAGCTGA
- the queG gene encoding tRNA epoxyqueuosine(34) reductase QueG, translating to MLSDRELKSALISKALALGAGAAGVCAADPASEEGGGAAFADWLARGFNDGMDWLARSPDRRADLRAWFPEARSVLMLAFPWGAPEAPAPGGPPSGRFARYATLPDYHDELRGRLDSLRAWYAEEAAPGGKARPFVDTSPVLERLYARRSGLGWVGKNAMLISERLGCRFFLAGLALDRELEPDAPSAERCGECRRCLDACPTSAFAAPRVLDAARCVACWTVERRSVPFPEEVERGLGARVFGCDECVEACPFNRAAPAGALSPRLAAALPLDELLRLDEAAFAARFTGTPVLRAGLPALLRNALAAAGNSGARELLPTVEALAAHADPLVAGQARRSAARLAGNP from the coding sequence ATGCTCTCTGACCGCGAACTGAAGTCTGCCCTCATCTCGAAAGCCCTCGCCCTCGGCGCGGGCGCCGCGGGAGTCTGCGCCGCCGACCCCGCCTCCGAGGAGGGCGGCGGCGCCGCCTTCGCCGACTGGCTCGCGCGCGGCTTCAACGACGGGATGGACTGGCTCGCCCGCTCCCCCGACCGCCGCGCCGACCTGCGCGCCTGGTTCCCGGAGGCGCGCTCGGTGCTCATGCTGGCCTTCCCCTGGGGCGCCCCGGAGGCCCCGGCCCCGGGCGGCCCGCCCTCCGGCCGCTTCGCCCGCTACGCGACCCTGCCCGACTACCACGACGAACTGCGCGGACGCCTGGACTCGCTGCGCGCCTGGTACGCGGAGGAGGCGGCTCCCGGCGGAAAGGCCCGCCCGTTCGTGGACACGAGCCCCGTGCTCGAGCGCCTCTACGCCCGGCGCTCGGGCCTCGGCTGGGTCGGGAAGAACGCGATGCTGATCTCCGAGCGCCTCGGCTGCCGCTTCTTCCTCGCCGGCCTCGCCCTCGACCGGGAGCTCGAGCCCGACGCCCCGTCCGCGGAGCGCTGCGGCGAGTGCCGCCGCTGCCTCGACGCCTGCCCGACCTCGGCTTTCGCCGCCCCCCGCGTCCTCGACGCCGCGCGCTGCGTGGCCTGCTGGACGGTCGAGCGCCGGAGCGTCCCCTTCCCGGAGGAAGTCGAGCGCGGACTCGGCGCGCGCGTCTTCGGCTGCGACGAGTGCGTCGAGGCGTGCCCTTTCAACCGCGCGGCCCCGGCGGGAGCCCTCTCCCCGCGTCTCGCCGCCGCCCTCCCCCTCGACGAGCTCCTCCGCCTCGACGAGGCCGCCTTCGCCGCGCGCTTCACGGGGACCCCCGTCCTGCGCGCCGGCCTCCCCGCGCTCCTGCGCAACGCCCTCGCCGCCGCGGGGAACTCGGGCGCCCGGGAGCTGCTCCCGACCGTAGAGGCCCTCGCGGCCCACGCGGACCCGCTCGTCGCCGGCCAGGCACGGCGCAGCGCCGCCCGCCTGGCCGGGAATCCCTGA